A single Malaclemys terrapin pileata isolate rMalTer1 chromosome 3, rMalTer1.hap1, whole genome shotgun sequence DNA region contains:
- the LOC128834238 gene encoding uncharacterized protein LOC128834238 encodes MHAEEATRARSPGAGPGVLEELLTYDDLFLEYFNAFLALPAFPLRLRYDRLRGQLQKLDGFLPESPSQVGMKPSSPHYGATDAERERILGWLRRERLPPFQRTALYLEYKLAKLLIRPLDEGYPVSRHEIRGYSRQSDSAAISSIPSHPSTAGLPTRVPSLGLWRPPSQTHSTPAHLGCFSSVPDQLPWGSSVEFPAAVSLGKSPFAEGLSRLPLRSLLPDSSTGVANEGYVDSWSNAGGSERFLAGLTRATSSSSPTAGHIEYHLGRRQGEPASGARKVLQFDLDDSSASEGGEGSWLLPGFGCSALQQLKEDVLGTRAGMDGFKEFLHGTLGIHLLHFWMDCEDVMERTKCLEASAAQQEAQSLCVSLCRNIQDKYKLSLFLASQEPTCEAQDGVEATFTAFSRSQYDALRRLRAYWVPRFLLHHQRTRHLRTVPTSGSQTKPRPPVNTDFLPSPKVFASLPVVGDGCMSHMNRSADWFSVRPEAALCHLWRVSSEGQNEYSTENLFLLSSRCSFRTLVQAGEAGLRPLGSQTSHGISLTHR; translated from the exons ATGCATGCAGAGGAAGCAACCAGAGCAAGGTCTCCTGGGGCAG gtccgggggtgctggaggagctgctgaccTATGATGACCTTTTCCTGGAGTATTTCAAtgccttcctggctctgcct GCCTTTCCTTTGAGACTGCGCTACGACCGTCTCAGGGGGCAGCTGCAGAAGCTGGACGGCTTCCTCCCAGAATCTCCCAGCCAGGTGGGGATGAAGCCAAGCTCTCCTCACTATGGAGCCACTGACGCAGAGAGGGAAAGAATcctgggctggctgaggagggAGCGCTTACCCCCTTTTCAGAG GACGGCCCTTTACCTGGAGTACAAGCTGGCAAAGCTGCTGATTCGTCCCCTGGATGAAGGCTACCCAGTGAGCCGGCATGAGATTCGTGGGTACAGCCGTCAGTCTGACAGTGCCGCCATCTCCAGCATCCCCAGTCACCCATCAACGGCTGGGCTGCCCACCAGGGTCCCCAGCCTCGGGCTGTGGAGGCCTCCTAGTCAGACCCACAGCACCCCAGCCCACCTAG GCTGCTTCTCCAGCGTCCCTGACCAGCTACCCTGGGGGAGCTCTGTGGAGTTCCCAGCTGCCGTGAGTCTGGGGAAATCTCCCtttgcagaggggctgagcaggctgccGCTCCGAAGCCTCCTGCCCGACTCCAGCACGGGAGTGGCCAACG AAGGCTACGTGGATAGCTGGAGCAATGCTGGTGGGTCCGAGAGATTCCTTGCTGGCCTGACCAGAGCCACCTCTAGCTCTTCACCCACGGCAGGGCACATCGAGTACCACTTGGGCAG GCGCCAAGGGGAGCCGGCCTCAGGCGCCAGGAAGGTGCTGCAGTTTGACCTGGACGACTCAAGTGCctctgagggaggggagggatccTGGCTGCTCCCTGGCTTTGGCTGTTCCGCTCTGCAGCAGCTGAAGGAGGACGTGCTGGGGACG AGGGCTGGCATGGATGGCTTCAAGGAGTTTCTCCATGGTACCCTGGGGATCCACCTCCTTCACTTCTGGATGGACTGTGAGGATGTCATGGAGCGCACCAAGTGCTTAGAGGCCAGTGCTGCCCAGCAGGAAGCTCAGAGCCTCTGTGTCAGCCTCTGCCG GAACATTCAAGACAAGTACAAGCTGAGCCTGTTTCTGGCCTCCCAG GAGCCGACGTGCGAGGCTCAGGACGGCGTCGAGGCAACTTTCACTGCCTTCAGCAGGAGCCAGTACGATGCTCTGAGACGCCTGCGTGCCTACTGGGTTCCCAGGTTTCTCCTCCACCACCAGAGAACCAGACACCTCAG GACTGTCCCCACCTCAGGCTCCCAGACCAAGCCTAGGCCTCCCGTGAACACTGACTTCCTGCCTTCACCCAAGGTGTTTGCGTCGCTTCCTGTTGTGGGTGATGGCTGCATGAGCCACATGAATAGAAGCGCAGACTGGTTCAGCGTAC ggcctgaGGCAGCTCTCTGTCACCTTTGGAGAGTCAGCAGTGAGGGTCAGAATGAATATAGCACTGAAAACCTCTTCTTGCTGTCCAGCCGCTGCAGCTTCCGCACGCTGGTGCAAGCTGGCGAGGCAGGATTGCGTCCGCTCGGCAGCCAGACCTCCCATGGAATCTCCCTGACACACCGCTGA
- the LOC128834799 gene encoding regulator of G-protein signaling 22-like, whose amino-acid sequence MCDPGAGGSFLHYLTRFEDAQKVHNLQLWQALEEHQGTWEWQADRLKPHRSAWQIFHKYLVHGAPCDVGLSSDMPHYIQHLQEMLSSSNQPLEPLALEPVAQHVLAVLCEAWLRYLRYEIATFLEYCTPASYLEVQDVRSKDSRIKQRRDRARKRKENTSFHAQEGREQQRRRRKKAAAKPQGSGQAGLASGEGSVTPQRALDLLNNKVVFKAYRKAAQEMQDAGLQRVLGLLEELERCQAAPEGRMRLNCVLKLLDLWDQQGAGPLRPPLPRELRKRLRAQVGQGGVSNSSMDEIKAALYAHVAPAFESFWAEVSEGLGRHGVQPSQMQDEGWPKLQPLLHLLAAKVALKRLKNRKAAVGSAATAQPSQEDKASFCQFLRAAAEGWPTLEMLHFLKHLQVHGPPVLEHGLHFQLEVQKFKNAHHAMPDRALLRKKVQVIRNCFLVSQLEPRLQVAVDAEKLGRAVRAAEQALQQDAPTPPPGLFDELRDSVFSTLLPYWAGFRKAWLKRSLESAQRAPVLRAQQLLQQRRALFERSQGPPQTFQLPPLQQRANVKGSKQQDSFTYTFSVSRGIAMKASSREDTSTRTSVFGNGKRSAQVQLPPLPTVPVLL is encoded by the exons ATGTGTgatcctggggctggggggagctttCTTCACTACCTGACCAG GTTTGAGGATGCTCAGAAGGTCCATAACCTCCAGCTGTGGCAAGCGCTAGAAGAGCACCAGGGCACTTGGGAGTGGCAGGCAGACCGGCTCAAACCCCACCGCTCAGCCTGGCAGATCTTCCACAAGTACTTGGTGCATGGTGCGCCATGTGATGTCG GACTCAGCTCCGATATGCCACATTACATCCAGCATCTCCAGGAGATGCTCAGCTCCAGCAACCAACCTCTGGAGCCTTTGGCCTTGGAGCCAGTGGCTCAGCATGTGCTCGCTGTTCTCTGTGAGGCTTGGCTCCGCTACCTCCGCTATGAGATAGCCACCTTCCTGGA GTACTGCACCCCAGCCTCTTACTTGGAAGTGCAGGATGTCAGGAGCAAAGACAGTAGAATAAAGCAGAGAAGAGACAG ggccaggaagaggaaggaaaataCCAGCTTTCATGCCCAGGAAGGCAGAGAGCAGCAAAGGAGGCGGCGAAAGAAAGCAGCGGCCAagccccagggctcaggccaGGCTGGCCTGGCAAGCGGGGAAGGGTCAGTGACACCCCAGCGTGCCCTGGACCTGCTCAACAACAAGGTGGTTTTCAAAGCCTACAGAAAGGCGGCTCAGGAAATGCAAGATGCAGGGCTCCagagggtgctggggctgttGGAGGAGCTGGAGCGGTGCCAGGCAGCCCCAGAGGGCAGGATGCGGCTGAACTGTGTGCTGAAGCTCCTGGACCTCTGGGACCAGCAAGGGGCTGGTCCGCTGAgacctcctctccccagggagcTGAGGAAGAGACTGAGGGCACAGGTGGGCCAGGGAGGAGTAAGCAACTCAAGCATGGATGAAATCAAAGCTGCCTTGTATGCGCACGTTGCTCCGGCCTTCGAGAGCTTTTGGGCTGAGGTGAGCGAGGGGCTGGGCAGGCACGGAGTACAGCCCTCCCAGATGCAAGACGAGGGCTGGCCCAAACTTCAGCCACTCCTGCATTTGCTGGCTGCCAAGGTGGCCCTCAAGCGTCTAAAGAACAGGAAAGCCGCGGTGGGGTCAGCAgctacagcccagcccagccaggaagaCAAGGCCTCCTTCTGCCAATTCCTCAGGGCTGCTGCCGAAGGCTGGCCCACCCTGGAGATGCTGCACTTCCTCAAACACCTGCAGGTCCATGGCCCCCCTGTGCTGGAGCACGGCCTGCActtccagctggaggtgcagaaGTTCAAGAACGCCCATCACGCCATGCCGGACAGGGCTCTCCTGAGGAAGAAGGTGCAGGTGATCCGCAACTGCTTCCTtgtctcccagctggagccccggctgcAG GTGGCGGTGGATGCTGAGAAGCTGGGGAGAGCTGTCCGGGCAGCTGAGCAGGCCCTCCAGCAGGATGCCCCAACACCACCTCCCGGCCTGTTCGATGAGCTGAGGGACTCAGTCTTCAGCACCCTACTGCCGTACTGGGCTGGGTTCCGAAAGGCCTGGCTGAAGCGGTCGCTTGAGAGTGCCCAGAGAGCCCCGG TACTGAGAGCCCAGCAGCTCCTACAGCAGAGACGGGCCCTGTTTGAGCGGTCCCAGGGCCCACCACAAACATTCCAGCTGCCTCCTCTGCAGCAGCGCGCCAACGTGAAGGGGAGCAAGCAGCAGGACAGCTTCACTTACACCTTCTCCGTCAGCAGGGGCATTGCCATGAAG GCCTCCAGCAGAGAAGATACGAGCACCCGCACTTCTGTGTTTGGAAACGGCAAGAGGTCAGCACAAGTTCAACTTCCTCCCCTTCCCACGGTACCGGTGCTGCTCTGA